One window from the genome of Spiractinospora alimapuensis encodes:
- a CDS encoding helix-turn-helix transcriptional regulator, translating into MGAGDGFPVTVTRATIDPIVRTCRTELSASAVAITYAHAAEARHRVLSSSGYPREVLDDLSADFVRTFPLTSSVLGRPTNRARFWEDFPGMPRTLFGRVLVRNGYRDGTSVGLGDPRGAPRGVLHLSFATDPHKQTVRHIIRVVGQLLESLVPWDALFWDGERAGQLTARETEVLAAVMSGRSNREIAAHLGIAVRTVATHLESVYRKLGTSSRTRAAVVGAYMGLVPTPGQVS; encoded by the coding sequence ATGGGCGCTGGCGACGGGTTTCCGGTGACGGTCACGCGGGCGACCATCGACCCCATCGTGCGCACCTGCCGTACGGAACTCTCCGCCTCCGCGGTCGCGATCACCTACGCCCACGCCGCGGAGGCCCGGCACCGGGTGCTCTCCAGCTCCGGCTACCCGAGGGAGGTCCTCGACGACCTCAGCGCCGACTTCGTCCGCACTTTTCCCCTCACCAGCAGCGTCCTGGGCCGGCCCACGAACCGGGCGCGGTTCTGGGAGGACTTCCCCGGCATGCCGCGCACCCTGTTCGGCCGCGTCCTGGTCCGCAACGGCTACCGGGACGGAACGAGCGTCGGCCTGGGAGATCCCCGCGGAGCCCCGCGCGGGGTGCTGCACCTCAGCTTCGCCACCGACCCACACAAGCAGACGGTCCGGCACATCATCCGGGTCGTCGGCCAGCTCCTGGAAAGCCTCGTGCCGTGGGACGCGCTCTTCTGGGACGGAGAACGCGCGGGGCAACTCACCGCGCGGGAGACCGAGGTGCTGGCCGCCGTGATGAGCGGACGGTCCAACCGCGAGATCGCCGCACATCTCGGCATCGCCGTACGGACGGTCGCCACCCACCTGGAGAGTGTCTACCGGAAGCTCGGCACGTCGTCGCGCACCCGGGCCGCGGTCGTCGGCGCCTACATGGGTCTGGTTCCCACACCCGGTCAGGTGTCGTGA
- a CDS encoding amidase produces the protein MTSPRPSWTGSNASTPTSTPLSTSIRNRSSATPRAWTNTPPGNAAARPLHGVPFTIKDMTNVAGLPTTNGLRSQRDALAENDAVIVRRLREAGGLFLGKTNTPEFGYYGGTDNHLFGPTHNPWKHGHTAGGSSGGAAAAVASGLGPLAEGSDGAGSVRIPAAMCGVVGLKPTTGVIPHPVPFLDWAYHGPITRTVADNALMLDVVAGHSPATTPSAPRIVDSYREAMRGGIEGLRIAWSPDMGLGCHVAPDVLQVCHEVLEALESQGAHVVEASPRWSGTSVAMWHNIWVPMYSAQRSTLDIANNREHLDDNLVAVVEEGDQLRIADVGRAYTVRAAMWSEWNRFMADVDLLVSPTLASATFPLERFAPDWLEGTSVREQILDWLLTYPFNMLNNPAISVPAGFTEDGRPVGFQIAAKHWEDAAVLRAAAAVEEARPWAHHRPDLPPSP, from the coding sequence GTGACGTCGCCACGGCCTTCGTGGACCGGATCGAACGCGTCAACCCCCACCTCAACGCCATTGTCCACTTCGATCCGGAACAGGTCCTCCGCGACGCCGAGGGCATGGACCAATACCCCCCCGGGAAACGCCGCGGCGCGCCCCCTACACGGAGTCCCGTTCACGATCAAGGACATGACGAACGTCGCCGGCCTGCCCACCACCAACGGGCTTCGCTCCCAACGCGACGCCTTGGCGGAGAACGACGCGGTGATCGTCCGCCGGCTGCGGGAAGCCGGCGGGCTCTTCCTCGGGAAGACCAACACACCAGAATTCGGGTACTACGGCGGCACCGACAACCACCTGTTCGGCCCCACCCACAACCCGTGGAAGCACGGCCACACCGCCGGCGGCTCCAGTGGTGGGGCGGCGGCGGCCGTCGCCTCCGGGCTCGGCCCGCTGGCCGAGGGCAGCGACGGGGCCGGTTCGGTCCGGATCCCCGCCGCGATGTGCGGGGTGGTGGGACTCAAGCCCACCACCGGCGTCATCCCGCACCCCGTGCCGTTCCTCGACTGGGCCTACCACGGACCCATCACCCGCACCGTGGCCGACAACGCCCTCATGCTCGACGTGGTGGCGGGCCACAGCCCGGCCACCACTCCCTCCGCGCCCCGCATTGTCGACTCCTACCGCGAGGCGATGCGTGGGGGGATCGAGGGCCTGCGGATCGCCTGGTCGCCGGACATGGGCCTGGGGTGTCACGTCGCCCCGGACGTACTCCAGGTCTGCCACGAGGTCCTCGAGGCGCTGGAAAGCCAGGGCGCCCACGTCGTCGAGGCCTCACCCCGGTGGAGCGGCACCTCCGTCGCGATGTGGCACAACATCTGGGTCCCCATGTACAGCGCGCAACGGTCCACCCTGGACATCGCGAACAACCGGGAGCACCTCGACGACAACCTGGTGGCGGTCGTCGAGGAAGGCGACCAGCTCCGGATCGCGGACGTCGGCCGGGCCTACACCGTGCGCGCGGCCATGTGGAGCGAGTGGAACCGGTTCATGGCCGATGTCGACCTTCTGGTCTCACCCACCCTGGCGAGCGCGACATTCCCACTGGAGCGGTTCGCCCCGGACTGGTTGGAGGGCACCAGCGTCCGCGAGCAGATCCTCGACTGGCTGTTGACCTATCCGTTCAACATGCTCAATAATCCAGCCATCTCAGTACCGGCGGGATTCACCGAGGATGGTCGTCCAGTTGGATTCCAGATCGCTGCCAAGCACTGGGAGGACGCTGCGGTCCTGCGCGCGGCGGCCGCCGTCGAGGAGGCGCGACCCTGGGCCCACCATCGCCCCGACCTGCCCCCGTCACCCTGA
- a CDS encoding ATP-binding protein: protein MNCTTLVGTPESVGEARAWLRGTLGEHGVDREAIADAALVLSELASNAVVHSRSGLPGGTYTVSAHCSARRVRLTVTDNGSRRRNPAVKKPCDTPLAENGRGLLLVDHHASDWWATLTRDECTVTADIPTTRTLAEATP from the coding sequence ATGAACTGCACCACTTTGGTCGGCACGCCGGAGAGCGTGGGCGAGGCTCGCGCCTGGTTGCGCGGCACCCTTGGCGAGCACGGTGTTGATCGAGAGGCGATCGCCGACGCCGCCCTCGTGCTGAGTGAGCTGGCGTCCAACGCGGTGGTTCACTCCCGTAGCGGTCTGCCCGGCGGCACCTACACCGTGAGTGCGCACTGCTCCGCGCGCCGCGTGCGCCTCACCGTCACCGACAACGGAAGCCGCCGCCGAAACCCGGCCGTGAAGAAGCCCTGTGACACCCCGCTGGCGGAGAACGGGCGCGGGCTCCTCCTCGTCGACCACCACGCCAGCGACTGGTGGGCCACCCTCACCCGCGACGAATGCACCGTCACCGCCGACATCCCCACCACCCGCACCCTCGCCGAGGCCACACCATGA
- a CDS encoding helix-turn-helix domain-containing protein translates to MDANADMAPSKFGADVRRLREQAGISQNTLAARVPVSQSTISDLERGRIRVKKDIASRIDQLLIGDGRLVAAWEAQYETYAPPEWYRKLPMVEREATEIQEYQPLLVPGLLQTREYATAAIRAGQRLATDDEVGLKVEERLERQSILQADSPPLFLAVVDETALRRRLGSAGVMVGQLDRLLEASCHSRVELLVIPGSTQDHPGLDGGFKLLRVPKTGTVVYYEARAGGGVVMDPEIIDQHVSLMGVLRGVALPPEQSRELISRIQGENQ, encoded by the coding sequence ATGGACGCAAACGCAGATATGGCCCCATCCAAATTCGGCGCTGATGTCCGTCGACTCCGCGAACAAGCAGGTATTTCGCAGAACACCCTCGCCGCCCGCGTACCGGTCTCACAAAGCACCATCAGCGATCTCGAACGAGGACGGATTCGCGTCAAAAAGGACATCGCGTCCCGTATTGACCAGCTACTTATCGGTGACGGCCGACTGGTCGCCGCTTGGGAAGCGCAGTACGAGACATACGCACCACCTGAGTGGTACCGCAAGCTTCCGATGGTGGAACGCGAGGCCACGGAGATTCAGGAGTACCAGCCGCTCCTCGTGCCTGGCTTGCTACAGACACGGGAGTACGCCACTGCCGCCATCCGCGCGGGTCAACGGCTGGCTACTGACGACGAGGTCGGCCTGAAGGTCGAAGAACGCCTCGAGCGGCAATCCATCCTGCAGGCCGACTCGCCTCCCCTGTTTCTCGCCGTAGTGGACGAGACAGCACTACGCAGGAGGCTCGGCTCTGCGGGCGTTATGGTGGGGCAGCTTGACCGGCTTCTGGAAGCTTCATGTCACAGTAGGGTGGAATTGCTGGTCATTCCCGGAAGCACCCAAGATCATCCAGGGCTCGATGGAGGATTCAAGCTATTGAGGGTCCCCAAGACAGGAACCGTTGTCTACTATGAGGCCCGCGCCGGTGGGGGTGTCGTGATGGATCCCGAGATCATCGATCAACACGTGTCTCTGATGGGGGTACTCCGGGGGGTCGCCCTACCCCCAGAACAATCACGCGAGCTGATCAGTCGGATCCAAGGAGAGAACCAGTGA
- a CDS encoding DUF397 domain-containing protein, whose amino-acid sequence MTNPNLWHKSSYSVGDTNCVECRSDFALVNIRDTQHRHLGHLTIPATEWRAFLHAVREDELD is encoded by the coding sequence GTGACGAATCCGAATCTATGGCACAAGTCCAGCTACAGTGTGGGCGACACGAACTGCGTGGAGTGCCGTTCCGACTTTGCCCTGGTCAACATCCGTGACACTCAGCACCGCCACCTCGGCCACCTCACGATCCCAGCGACGGAGTGGCGAGCCTTCCTCCACGCCGTGCGCGAGGACGAGCTGGACTGA
- a CDS encoding DUF397 domain-containing protein, translating to MHEPHWYKSSHSQGGNSNCVECRPSDGQVSIRDTQHRHLGHLTVPATEWRAFLQALVNNDLH from the coding sequence ATGCACGAACCTCACTGGTATAAGTCCAGCCACAGTCAGGGGGGTAACTCAAACTGCGTCGAGTGCCGTCCCAGCGATGGCCAGGTCAGCATCCGCGACACCCAGCACCGCCACCTGGGCCACCTCACAGTCCCAGCCACCGAGTGGCGGGCCTTCCTCCAGGCCTTGGTGAACAACGACCTGCACTGA
- a CDS encoding DUF397 domain-containing protein, whose product MNWRTTSYTHNGGNCVEVSESHQQRIHRIRDTKNRTHGYLEFHRHEWQSFLHALRNNELD is encoded by the coding sequence ATGAACTGGCGAACGACTAGCTACACGCACAATGGTGGAAACTGCGTCGAGGTCTCCGAGTCCCATCAACAGCGAATTCACCGTATCCGTGACACGAAGAATCGCACCCACGGGTACCTAGAGTTCCACCGCCATGAATGGCAGTCCTTCCTCCACGCTCTGCGTAACAACGAGCTGGACTAA
- a CDS encoding DUF397 domain-containing protein, with protein sequence MHESRWHKSNFSSRGMDNCVECLPDLGQVSIRDTQHRHLGHLTVPATEWRAFLHAVREDELD encoded by the coding sequence ATGCACGAATCCCGCTGGCACAAGTCGAACTTCAGCTCCCGGGGCATGGACAACTGCGTCGAGTGCCTTCCCGACCTTGGCCAGGTCAGCATCCGCGACACCCAGCACCGCCACCTCGGCCACCTCACAGTCCCAGCGACCGAGTGGCGGGCGTTCCTGCATGCCGTGCGCGAGGACGAGCTGGACTGA